Genomic segment of Corynebacterium urealyticum DSM 7109:
ACCGCAGCGCATTTCAATCCGGCTCACATGCTGAGCTTCGACCTAGAGACCACTGGCACCAATCCACTGTCCGCTCGCATCGTGACCAGCGCCATGGTGCGCATCCGCGGCAGTCAGGTGGAAGACGTCGAATTGCTCGCTGACCCTGGCGTCGAGATCCCCGAGCAAGCCAGCGCGGTGCACGGCATCACGACCGAATACGCCCGGGAGCACGGTAAACCGCACGACGAGGTTTTGGCGGAGACCATCCGGGCGATCCGGCAGGGATGGGAGGAAGGCGCGACTCTCGTGGTCTTCAATGCGCCCTATGACCTGACTGTGCTGCGCAGCCAAGACCCGAGCTTCACCGTGGACGGCCCAGTGATCGACCCGTTGCTGCTGGACCGCCACTTCGATCAATATCGCAAGGGCAAGCGCACACTGGGGGCGGTCTGCGAGCACTACGAGGTGGCCCTCGACAACGCGCACGAGGCCACCGCTGACGCAATCGCAGCGGCCCGTGTCGCATGGAAAATCGCCCGCGAGCACCCGGAGCTGACCCAGATGAGCGCCGACGAGCTCATGTTGAACCAGTCCACCTGGTACTACGAGCAGCAGTCCAGCTTGGCGGAGTACTTCCGATCGAAGGGTCGCGACGCCAACGTGAACACCAGCTGGCCGCTGCAATAGGTCGGTTGCCTATAATTTCTAAACATGTCTTCCTCACCACAGCCCACCGCAGCCGATTACCTCAAGGACATCGTCGCAGCGCCCGTCTACCGGGCCGCAAAACACACGCCCACCGACGCGATGCCTGTGCTGTCCAAGCGCCTGAACAACCGCGTGCTCGTCAAGCGCGAGGACCTGCAGCCAGTGCACAGTTTCAAGATTCGCGGCGCTTTCAACCGCATGGCTCAGCTGAGCCCGGAGGAACGCAATCGGGGCGTAGTCGCCGCATCCGCTGGTAACCACGCACAAGGGGTGGCCCTGTCCGGACGCGAGCTGGGTATCCAGACCACCATCGTGATGCCGGAGATCACCCCGCAGATCAAGGTCGCCGCGGTTCAGGGGCTGGGCGGCGGTGTCCTGCTGCACGGCGCCAACTTCGACGAGGCCAAGACGAAGGCCATCGAGCTCTCCGAGACCGAGGGCATGGTCTTCGTCCCACCCTTCGACGACGAGGCGGTCGTCGCCGGTCAGGGAACCATCGGCCTGGAGATTTTCCAGGACGTTCCTGAGATCGACCGCGTCTTCGTCCCCATCGGGGGCGGTGGCCTGGCTGCTGGTGTGGCGATCCTGCTCAAGCAGCTAAACCCCAAGATTCAGGTCATTGGAGTGGAGCCGGAGGAGTCCGCCTGCTTCGTCGCCGCTAAGAAGGCGGGTGAGCCGGTGGACCTGGCCTACACCAGCCTGTTTGCTGAGGGTGTGGCGGTCAAGCGCATCGGGGATGAGAACTTCCGCATCCTGAACGAGTGGCTGGATGACGTCGTGACCGTCACCTCCGACGAGATCAGCGCGGCGATCAAGGACATCTTCGACGATACCCGCGCGATCGCCGAGCCCGCCGGCGCGGTGGCGCTGGCAGGCCTCAAGCGCTACTGCGCCGAGCACGAGATCACCGATGAAACGCTCGTCCACGTGCTCTCGGGCGCCAATGTCAACTTCCACTCCCTGCGCTATGTTTCCGAGCGCGCGGAGCTCGGTGAGGGCAGCGAGGCCCTGTTCGGCGTGACAATCCCCGAGGCTAAGGGCGCGTTCCTGGACTTTTGCACCGTCCTGGGTAGCCGCGCGGTCACCGAGTTCAGCTACCGCGTGGGGGAGACCGACGAACCAGCGAAGATCTTCGTCGGTGTGCAGCTTAAGGGTGGCCACCAGGAGCGGGAATCCATCCTCACCGACTTGGCTGCGGCTGGTTACGGGGTGGTCGACCTCTCCGAGGACGAGGTGGCCAAGGAACATGTGCGGTACATGATTGGCGGCCAGCCGCCGCACGCTGTGACCGAGAGCGTGTTCGCTTTCGAGTTCCCGGAGCACCCGGGTGCCCTCATCCGTTTCCTGGAGGTGCTGGGAACCCGGTGGAATGTGTCGGCCTTCCACTACCGCAGCATCGGCATGGACTATGGCCGCGTGCTCGCCGCGTTCGAGAATGTGGAGGGGGACCCAGAGTTCGCCGAGCACCTGGAGAAGCTGGGCTATCACGCCACTGAGGTCAGCTCCAGTCCAGCTTATCAGTTCTTCCTGAAGGCCTAAGCCACTTCCGCTCCTGGCAGCCCAACCCGAGCTGGCTTACTCCCAGCGGGGCCCTCTCCAATGGGGCCTGCCTGGTTGGAGCCCGCCCCCGACGGTCGGTACACCCGGCTGCGGGGGCTTTTTGCATTATCCGGCGAAGAACGCGCCCAGGATGCTGCCCAGCTGCCGCAGGTGCTCGACCTCGGAGAGCAGGAAGTCCGGGCCACCTGGGCGTCCCACGATGAGGATTAGCGAGGAACCCTCGATGGGGGTGGCAGCGAGGGCGGAGTCCATGACCGCCCAGGGCTCGGGGATCCAGTCCTCCTGCTCAGTGTTGAGTACGCGGGCCTCGAGCACTGGCGCGGAGTCCAGCTCCTGGCCGTTGTCCTCAGGCGCCGCGCTCGAGGCGGCGATGCGGTGGGTGCGGGGATCCGTGTCCAACACGATGGCCCAGCCGGCGGACATGGAACGCGGTAGATCCGCCATCAGCGTTTCCAGAGCCTCTGCGGGGCGGGACCGTCGCGCCGCGATGGAGGCCAGCATCTGCACCTGGCCCCGGCGGTCGATCGAGCCGGAGAACGGGCGGATGGAGTCGACGAACACGCCCTCGACTTCCTGGGCTGCGGTGATCAAGACGTCCGGCAACGTGCCGTGGGGCAGATCCACGACGATGTCGTCAACGACGACAATCTCGTTGGGCAGGGAGTCGTCCTCGTCGTAGCCGACGATGTCGACGCCTTGGATGTTGCCGTCGACGTTGCCGAGCGCCTGGGCGATTTTGCCGAGGGCGCCGGGCGAATCGGGTACGCGCACGCGCATCAAATAAGACATGCCTAAAGTCTAGCGATCCGAGCGAAAAACTTAAGGAGTTCTTTTCCGGCCGGGGCATGCTAGGTGAACGTGGCAGGGCTTGACTAGAGTTATGGGCATGTCTGAAATTTCCCGCGAAAATGTTGCCCACTTGGCCAAGCTGGCGCGCCTGGAGCTCTCGGAAGATGAGCTGCAGAGCTATGCCGACCAGATCGACGACATCATCGAGCACGTCGCCGCGATCTCCAAGGTCGATACCGAGGGCGTTGATCCGCTGAGCCACCCGACTCAGAACGTCGATGGTGCTGTCTCCGTGATGCGCGAGGACGTCGTCATGCCCGTGCTGACCGCCGAGCAGGCCCTGGACCAGGCACCGGCAGTGCAGGATCAGCGCTTCCAGGTTCCACAGATCCTCGCCGATTAACCTGCCTTAGCTTTGTGCCTGGCTGGCACGCCGGAATAACAACACCAACTCCACGCAGCGAACCCACGTTCGCAGATGATTACAGCTCAAAGGATTATTGATGACTGAAGCTCAGCGCCTGACGGTCGGGGAGCGTACGGACTCCGACTTCACGACCTGGACCGCCGCCGAACTGGCAGAGAAGATTCACTCGCGGGAAATCAGCTCTGTCGAGGTGACCCAGGCTCACCTGGACCGCATTAGCGACGTTGATGGGGAGATCAACGCCTTCATTCACGTCAGTGCCGACGAGGCACTGGCTGCCGCCCACAACGTCGACGCCGCCATCGCCGCGGGTGATACGCCGACCTCGAGCCTGGCCGGCGTGCCGCTCGCGCTGAAGGATGCCTTCGTCACCACCGACGCGCCCACCACCTCCGGGTCGAAGATGCTGGAAGGCTACATGAGCCCCTACGACGCGACGCTGACCTTGCGTCTGCGCAGCGCTGGCATCCCGATCCTGGGCAAGACCAACATGGATGAGTTCGCGATGGGCTCCTCCACCGAGAACTCCGCTTATGGCCCGACCCGTAACCCGTGGGATCTGGAGCGTACCCCGGGTGGTTCCGGCGGTGGCTCCTCCGCGGCGCTGGCTGCGGGCATGGCTCCGCTGGCTATCGGCACGGACACGGGTGGTTCCATCCGCCAGCCGGCCGCGCTGACCAACACCGTGGGCGTGAAGCCGACCTACGGCACCGTGTCCCGCTACGGCCTTATCGCCTGCGCTTCCTCCCTGGATCAGGGTGGCCCGGCGGCCCGCACGGTCAAGGACACCGCTCGCCTGCACCAGGTCATCGCGGGCTTCGACCAGAATGACGCCACGTCCTCCCGCCACGAGATCGCCGATGTCGTCGCAGCCGCTAAGCAGGGTGCAAACGGCGACCTCAAGGGCGTGAAGGTTGGTGTGGTCAAGCAGTTCCAGCAGGCAGAGGCCCTGCAGGTGGGCGTGCGTGAGCGCTACGAGGCCAACCTGGAGCAGCTGAAGTCCCAGGGTGCGGAGCTCATCGAGGTCGACTGCCCGAACTTCGACCACGCGCTGAACGCCTACTACCTGATCCAGTTCTCCGAGATCTCCTCCAACCTCGCCCGCTTTGACGGAATGCGTTACGGCCTGCGCGCCGGCGACGACGGCACCCGCAGCGCCGATGAGGTCATGAGCCTGAGCCGTGCGGAGGGCTTCGGCCCGGAGGTTAAGCGCCGCATCATGCTGGGTACCTACGCGCTCTCCGTCGGTTACTACGATGCCTACTACCTGCAGGCACAGCGCGTGCGTAATCTCGTCGCGCAGGACTACGCCAAGGCCTTCGAGCAGGTGGACATCATCGCCGCGCCGACGACCCCAACCACCGCGTTCAAACTCGGCGAGCTGGTCGACGACCCACTGCAGATGTACCTCTTCGACCTGTTCACCCTGCCGCTGAACCTTGCCGGCGTCTGCGGCATGTCCCTGCCGGGCGGCCTGAGCAGCGATACCCAGCTGCCGACGGGCCTGCAGCTGATGGGCCCAGCCCACGGCGAGGATCGCATCTACCGCGTCGGCTCCGCCTTCGAGGCCGGTCGCGAGAACTAAGGCCCCGCGAACTAAGCACGCAGGCAGCGGCCCCACACCCCAGATTCGATTTGGGCGTGGGGCCGCTGGCGTACAGTAGACCCTATGGTTACTACGGGTGATGGCTGGGCAATTGGCGTCGATGGCTCCCGCAGGTGGGGGACCCTGGGGGCAGCCGGGCTGTTCCTGTGCGCCCCGGCCGAAGACTCCGCCGAGCCGGTCGTCCTGATGCAACACCGTGCCTGGTGGACCAACCGCGGGGATACCTGGGCGCTGCCGGGAGGCGCGATCGACCACGGCGAGTCTCCCGAGCAGGGCGCGATGCGTGAGACTCAGGAGGAGACCGGGATCGACCCCGCGGACGTCACCGTCCTGGACACGCTAGTTACCTCCCGCGTCGAGCTGGACCACGTGCTGCGCCGCGAAGCCGTCCTCCCGGAGGAAGAGCACTTGCTGGATCCGGTGCGCGCCATGATCGAGCGAGACGGCGATGTCCGCCAGGCGCTGCAGGAACAGCCCATTCACCACCCGGAACACGGGGGACGTGCGGTCTTCGGGCTCGGCGCCAAGTTCTGGTGGGAGGTGCTCGACGAGACCGTGACCGAGTGGCGGTATAGCACCGTCATCGCGCGCGCTGAGCACCCGCTGGACTTCATTCTCACCGAGGAATCCACGGACCTTCGCTGGCAGCCGCTCTCACAGCTGGAGGAGCTCAACCTCATGCCCGAATTCCGTGCCACGCTGCCGGAGGTCCGCCAGCGGGTGGCGTGGCTCTGGGGCTAGAGCTCGAACCCTGCTCCAAAACTGTCCCCGCCGGAGCCGGACGGGACTGATCTGGCGATCCCGCCTGGCGTGGAGGTGCGATCGGGTAGGTGATTAGATGGTGCCTGTGACTGCGCATAAGTACCCAACGCTTCCGCTGAACAGTAAGGCAGCCTGGCGGGCGCTGACCGCCCTGTGCATCGGTTTCTTCATGATCCTACTGGATCAATCGATCGTGGCTGTTGCCACGCCGGATCTGCAGTCACAGCTGGGCGCCACCTATAACCAGGTCATCTGGGTGACCTCGGTGTATCTGCTCTTTTTCGCCGTTCCGCTGCTGGTCACCGGACGGCTGGGAGACCGGTACGGGCCGAAGAACGTCTACATCGTGGGCATGGTGATCTTCACACTGTCCTCACTGGCGTGCAGCTACTCCGTGACGATCGAGTGGCTGATGCTCTCCCGGGCGGTGCAGGGGCTCGGCGCGGCACTGCTGACCCCGCAGACCATGTCGGTGATCAACCGGATCTTTCCGCGGGAGAAGCGGGGCGCAGCCATGGGGGTGTGGGGAGCCGTGGCCGGCCTATCCACGATGATGGGGCCGATTCTGGGAGGGATTATCACCTCCACGCTTTCATGGCATTGGATCTTCCTGGTCAACGTGCCGATCGGCATCCTGTCCATCGTGTTGGTTGTGGCTTGGGTGCCGCCCTTCGAACCCACCGATAAGCCCATCGACGGGATCTCAATGGCCCAGTCCATGCTCGCGGTCAGCTGCCTTATTTTTGCGATTCAGCAGGGCGAGACCGTTGGCTGGGCATGGTGGATCTGGGTCGTGATGGCCGTAGGTATCGCCATCGGAGTGCTCTTTTTCCACCGACAGGCCCGGCTCACCCATGGTGCGAAAAGTAAGGATCCGGTCCTGCCGACCACGCTGTTTTCCCGCCGCAGCTTCGCGATGGGAAACCTCGCTATCTTCACGATGGGCTTTGCCACCGCGAGCATGATGCTGCCGCTGATGATGTACCTGCAGCAGGTCCACGGACTCTCCGCGATGACGGCTGTGGCCTATGTGTTGCCCATGTCCGTCCTGGCATTGCCGCTGTCACCCTGGATCGGTTGGCTCATCGACCGGAAGGACGCCCGGCCCATCGCCGTCACCGGCTTCGTGTTCATGATTGCCGGGATAATCGGGCTGTTTTTCTGCCTTCGTCCGGGAGGGACAGCTGGGGCAATCATCGTGCCCATGCTGCTGCTGGGGGCGGGTAACGCTGCCTTCTGGTCGCCCAATTCTGCGATGACGCTGCGGGACTTGCCTCCCCACCTGGCCGGTGCCGGGTCGGGGGCGTATAACACTATCCGCCAGGTTGGTGCGGTCACCGGCGTGGCCGTGGTGGGAGCTGTCCTCCAGGTGCGCTTGAGCTACTACGGCGACGCAGCGGGGG
This window contains:
- a CDS encoding 3'-5' exonuclease gives rise to the protein MRSGLSGAPVRVRIMTAAHFNPAHMLSFDLETTGTNPLSARIVTSAMVRIRGSQVEDVELLADPGVEIPEQASAVHGITTEYAREHGKPHDEVLAETIRAIRQGWEEGATLVVFNAPYDLTVLRSQDPSFTVDGPVIDPLLLDRHFDQYRKGKRTLGAVCEHYEVALDNAHEATADAIAAARVAWKIAREHPELTQMSADELMLNQSTWYYEQQSSLAEYFRSKGRDANVNTSWPLQ
- the ilvA gene encoding threonine ammonia-lyase, biosynthetic, with protein sequence MSSSPQPTAADYLKDIVAAPVYRAAKHTPTDAMPVLSKRLNNRVLVKREDLQPVHSFKIRGAFNRMAQLSPEERNRGVVAASAGNHAQGVALSGRELGIQTTIVMPEITPQIKVAAVQGLGGGVLLHGANFDEAKTKAIELSETEGMVFVPPFDDEAVVAGQGTIGLEIFQDVPEIDRVFVPIGGGGLAAGVAILLKQLNPKIQVIGVEPEESACFVAAKKAGEPVDLAYTSLFAEGVAVKRIGDENFRILNEWLDDVVTVTSDEISAAIKDIFDDTRAIAEPAGAVALAGLKRYCAEHEITDETLVHVLSGANVNFHSLRYVSERAELGEGSEALFGVTIPEAKGAFLDFCTVLGSRAVTEFSYRVGETDEPAKIFVGVQLKGGHQERESILTDLAAAGYGVVDLSEDEVAKEHVRYMIGGQPPHAVTESVFAFEFPEHPGALIRFLEVLGTRWNVSAFHYRSIGMDYGRVLAAFENVEGDPEFAEHLEKLGYHATEVSSSPAYQFFLKA
- the gatC gene encoding Asp-tRNA(Asn)/Glu-tRNA(Gln) amidotransferase subunit GatC → MSEISRENVAHLAKLARLELSEDELQSYADQIDDIIEHVAAISKVDTEGVDPLSHPTQNVDGAVSVMREDVVMPVLTAEQALDQAPAVQDQRFQVPQILAD
- the gatA gene encoding Asp-tRNA(Asn)/Glu-tRNA(Gln) amidotransferase subunit GatA, translating into MTEAQRLTVGERTDSDFTTWTAAELAEKIHSREISSVEVTQAHLDRISDVDGEINAFIHVSADEALAAAHNVDAAIAAGDTPTSSLAGVPLALKDAFVTTDAPTTSGSKMLEGYMSPYDATLTLRLRSAGIPILGKTNMDEFAMGSSTENSAYGPTRNPWDLERTPGGSGGGSSAALAAGMAPLAIGTDTGGSIRQPAALTNTVGVKPTYGTVSRYGLIACASSLDQGGPAARTVKDTARLHQVIAGFDQNDATSSRHEIADVVAAAKQGANGDLKGVKVGVVKQFQQAEALQVGVRERYEANLEQLKSQGAELIEVDCPNFDHALNAYYLIQFSEISSNLARFDGMRYGLRAGDDGTRSADEVMSLSRAEGFGPEVKRRIMLGTYALSVGYYDAYYLQAQRVRNLVAQDYAKAFEQVDIIAAPTTPTTAFKLGELVDDPLQMYLFDLFTLPLNLAGVCGMSLPGGLSSDTQLPTGLQLMGPAHGEDRIYRVGSAFEAGREN
- a CDS encoding NUDIX domain-containing protein, giving the protein MVTTGDGWAIGVDGSRRWGTLGAAGLFLCAPAEDSAEPVVLMQHRAWWTNRGDTWALPGGAIDHGESPEQGAMRETQEETGIDPADVTVLDTLVTSRVELDHVLRREAVLPEEEHLLDPVRAMIERDGDVRQALQEQPIHHPEHGGRAVFGLGAKFWWEVLDETVTEWRYSTVIARAEHPLDFILTEESTDLRWQPLSQLEELNLMPEFRATLPEVRQRVAWLWG
- a CDS encoding MFS transporter is translated as MVPVTAHKYPTLPLNSKAAWRALTALCIGFFMILLDQSIVAVATPDLQSQLGATYNQVIWVTSVYLLFFAVPLLVTGRLGDRYGPKNVYIVGMVIFTLSSLACSYSVTIEWLMLSRAVQGLGAALLTPQTMSVINRIFPREKRGAAMGVWGAVAGLSTMMGPILGGIITSTLSWHWIFLVNVPIGILSIVLVVAWVPPFEPTDKPIDGISMAQSMLAVSCLIFAIQQGETVGWAWWIWVVMAVGIAIGVLFFHRQARLTHGAKSKDPVLPTTLFSRRSFAMGNLAIFTMGFATASMMLPLMMYLQQVHGLSAMTAVAYVLPMSVLALPLSPWIGWLIDRKDARPIAVTGFVFMIAGIIGLFFCLRPGGTAGAIIVPMLLLGAGNAAFWSPNSAMTLRDLPPHLAGAGSGAYNTIRQVGAVTGVAVVGAVLQVRLSYYGDAAGEQLAYAFGQSFLPIAAALLVGLVATALSGSAKPGPGPRH